A stretch of DNA from Clostridium sp. JN-9:
TAACAGAAATAATACTGTTAAGCTTTTTGTTTCACGTGAAACATATTTAACTATTTTTTTGGTATGGTTACAGTTATCTGAATGCTGTCATCCATATCCTTAGATGAATATTGAACCTGCATTCCATATTTATCAAAAACTTGTTTAATTGTATTAATATAAACCCTAGGAGAAAAAATTCCCTTGATTTTATTCTTAGTTTCTTTAACAGTCCCAGATTTAGCTTTGGCAAGCTCTTTTTCAATTAGACTTTCCGTGTTTTTTACATTTAATGATTTTTTTATAACCTGATTAAGTACTTTAAGCTGCAAATCATATGAAGGTAATTTTAATAAAGCCCTGGCATGTCTTTCAGTAAGATTATTATCAAGGATCATCTTTCTCAAACCTTCATCTAATTTTAGGATTCTTAATTTATTAGCAATTGTAGACTGCTTTTTACCTATTGTTTCAGCTAATTGTTCCTGAGTATATGAGTGCTCTTTAATTAAATTATTATAAGCTTCAGCTTCTTCTATAAAATTTAAATTTTCCCTTTGCAGATTTTCTAGCAAAGCAATTGCTGCAGAATCTTTATCAGTAATATCAATAATTATTGCCGGAACCTCATTTAATCCAATTTTTTTGGCAGCACGCAGCCTTCTTTCACCAGCAACTAATTCGAATCTTCCTTCTCCCATTTTTCTTACAGACAATGGCT
This window harbors:
- the noc gene encoding nucleoid occlusion protein, whose amino-acid sequence is MQQNNICYLPTEDIYPNIYQPRKYFDNEAIDELAQSIKAYGILQPLSVRKMGEGRFELVAGERRLRAAKKIGLNEVPAIIIDITDKDSAAIALLENLQRENLNFIEEAEAYNNLIKEHSYTQEQLAETIGKKQSTIANKLRILKLDEGLRKMILDNNLTERHARALLKLPSYDLQLKVLNQVIKKSLNVKNTESLIEKELAKAKSGTVKETKNKIKGIFSPRVYINTIKQVFDKYGMQVQYSSKDMDDSIQITVTIPKK